Below is a window of Leisingera sp. S132 DNA.
GCCGCCTCGACCTGGTCGAAGGCCGATTTGTCGGCATGAAATCCCGCGGCATCTACGAAACCCCGGGTGGCACAATCATGCTGGAAGCCCACCGCGGCATCGAGTCCATCACCATGGACCGCGGCGCAATGCACCTGAAGGACCAGCTGATGCCGCAATACGCGGAGCTGATCTACAACGGCTTCTGGTATTCCCCTGAGCGTGAAATGCTGCAAGCCGCGATCGACGCGAGCCAGAAACATGTCTCCGGCACCGTGCGCGTGAAGCTCTACAAAGGCTCGGTAAACACCGTTGGCCGCTGGTCCGAAAACTCGCTCTACTCCGAGGCGCATGTGACCTTTGAAGAAGATGCCGGCGCCTACGACCAGAAAGATGCAGCAGGCTTCATTCAGCTGAATGCCCTGCGTCTCAAACTGCTGGCTGCCCGCGAGCGCCGCATCAAGAAGTGAGCGACCAAGACGGCATAGACGGCGAATTCGAGGACGATTTCGCGGAAGAGCTGGACATGTTCGTCGAAGCGCAGGACACCGTTTGGGCGGCAGTTCTGAGTGAACTGTCTGAAGGTCAAAAGACGAGCCACTGGATGTGGTTCGTCTTTCCCCAACTTGCTGAACTTGGCCGGTCCCATATGGCGCAACTTTATGGTATCGAAGATCTGACCGAAGCCACAGCTTATTTAAACCATGAGGTACTGCGCGCCCGACTAGTTGAGGTCAGCAAACTGATGCTGACGCATCAGGGTGAGGATGCCGAACAGATTATCGGCAGCATCGACGCCAAGAAACTGCGCTCCTCAATGACGCTGTTTGCCGCCGTCCCCGGCGCGCCGACAGAATTCCAGCAGGTTCTGGATGTTTTTTATGGCGGCCAGCCATGCCCGCTGACGAAGGCTGCGCTTGCCGCTGCGTAATCCCTTCACCTTTCCTGCGGTCAACCTTGTTCGGCATCCCACCTCTGCCTAACCCTCTTGCAAAATCAAGGAGGACAAGATGGCATTGGAGGAAATTGCAGCAGGCATCCGTGATGGCCTGACCGGGAAGAGCTTCGACGGGTCACTGAAATTCGATTGCGGAACGGACGGTGTGATTGTCCTGTCGAACGGAAGCGCCAGCACAGATCACCGCGAAACAGATTGCACGCTGCGGCTGTCGGCTGAAAATCTGAAAAAGCTGCTGACCGGAAACCTCAATCCGATGACCGCCGTCATGATGGGCAAGATCAAGATTTCCGGCGATATGGGCGTTGCCATGAAACTGAGCAAGCTGATCAGCTGATCCAATTTCGGGCGGCAGGTTTCCGGAGCTGAGCACCGCAGGCACGAGGCGCATCTCCCTTCAGCCCATCAGATTTTGGCCGCCTTCATTTGTTCGTAAAAGGGCATCGCTGCCTGCAAGACAGGCTGCAACTCTTCCGGCACGTCCGGCAAGGGGCCCTCGGGACCAGCGAATCCGGTAGAGGTCCAGACAGCGCCATACCAATGGGCAGCCCAGACCCCGTCGTCCTTGTGGCCGCCTTTCGGCCAGTTCAGCATCTTCGGCGAATACGGCATTCCAATCTTCTCGCACAGCTGCTCCAGCTTGGCGGCCGGATCTTCGCGGATGTCATGGCTGTCCACCACTACCGGCACCTGACCCCAACTTCGCAGCAAATCAAACAGCTCCGCCTGCTGGCGGAAGCCGATGTCCTCCAGCGTCGGGTTCTCCCGTTTCGCGGCATAAGACGCAATCACTCGCGCCGGATGGCGGATCAGAAAAACGTTGGTGACATCCCGCAACCATTCCCGCGGAACCCCTGGGATCATGTGCTGGGTCATATGTTTCTGGTAATAGAACGGCTTCGCCGCCGGCACGGGCCCCAGCAGCGCCTGCGCCACGGCCTCAGGATCCTGGGGCTGGCTTTCCAGGATTTCCGCGCGCATCGGATGGTCGAGATCCGTCATCGCCAGATAAGCCGCGTAAAACGGCTCATCCGCAACGGCGCAATCGCCGCGGTTGCCGAACGCATACATCATTGCCGTCGACAGGTTTCGCGGCCCGGACCACATGGCTATCCTCATCAGGCGCACTCCCTTTCGATCAGCTCTTTGTAGAGACTGCGGATGCGCTCTGTCACCGGGCCCATTTGCCCCTCACCGATCTGGCGGCCATCAATGCTGCCCACCGGTGTCTG
It encodes the following:
- a CDS encoding HAD family hydrolase, whose protein sequence is MRIAMWSGPRNLSTAMMYAFGNRGDCAVADEPFYAAYLAMTDLDHPMRAEILESQPQDPEAVAQALLGPVPAAKPFYYQKHMTQHMIPGVPREWLRDVTNVFLIRHPARVIASYAAKRENPTLEDIGFRQQAELFDLLRSWGQVPVVVDSHDIREDPAAKLEQLCEKIGMPYSPKMLNWPKGGHKDDGVWAAHWYGAVWTSTGFAGPEGPLPDVPEELQPVLQAAMPFYEQMKAAKI
- a CDS encoding SCP2 sterol-binding domain-containing protein; translated protein: MALEEIAAGIRDGLTGKSFDGSLKFDCGTDGVIVLSNGSASTDHRETDCTLRLSAENLKKLLTGNLNPMTAVMMGKIKISGDMGVAMKLSKLIS
- a CDS encoding DUF1810 domain-containing protein encodes the protein MSDQDGIDGEFEDDFAEELDMFVEAQDTVWAAVLSELSEGQKTSHWMWFVFPQLAELGRSHMAQLYGIEDLTEATAYLNHEVLRARLVEVSKLMLTHQGEDAEQIIGSIDAKKLRSSMTLFAAVPGAPTEFQQVLDVFYGGQPCPLTKAALAAA